The Mesoterricola silvestris sequence CGGAGGGTGGACTCGATGAAAGGGTTAATGAAGGCAACGTTCATGGGGGGGAGGCCTCTCTGATTGTGTTCATTATTTCACTGGTTACGGCCCGGACGCGTGGATTATTTCCACAACCGATTGATGGCGGACCGCTTCAAGGGCAGGATGAAAGGGTAGGTTGAATGGAGTTTTCGCCCATGCTGGACCGATTGCAAGCTGAATTGAAGGCCTCGATGATGGCCCGGGACGCCGCGAGGACAGCCGTGCTCCGCATGGCCCTGGCGGCCTACAAGAACGAGGCCGTGGCCAAGGGGCTGGGTCCCCAGGGCGTCCTGGCCGACGCGGATGCCCTCGCCGTCATGAAGCGGCTTGTGAAAAGCCGCGAGGACAGCGTGGAGCAGTTCACCAAGGCCGGCTATGCCGACCGGGCCGCCACCGAGCTGGCGGAGATCCAGGTTCTCAAGGAATTCCTCCCCTCCATGCTGGGGGGAGCCCAGCTGGAAGAGGCCGTGCGCGCCGCCATCGCCCTGACCGGGGCCCAGAGCCGCAAGGACATGGGCGCCGTCATGAAGGCCCTCCAGGCCACCCACGGGGGCGCCTACGACGGGAAGGCCGCCAGCCAGATCGTCAATTCCCTGCTCGCCTAGATCCGACACCCCTTGAAAGAGACCCGATGAAGCAGACCAAGATGTTGATCCAGACCCTCCGGGAGGTTCCCCGGGACGCCGACGTGGTGAGCCAGCAGCTCATGATGCGCGCCGGCATGATCCAGAAGCTCGCGGCGGGCATCTACGACTACCTGCCCCTGGCCCTGCGCAGCATCCGCAAGTTCGAGCAGATCGTCCGGGAGGAACTGGCCAAGGACGGCTGCCAGGAACTGCTGATGCCCACGGTGCAGCCCGCGGAGCTCTGGCAGGAATCCACGCGCTGGTCCTTCTACGGCAAGGAGCTCCTGCGCCTCAAGGACCGCAAGGACGCCGAATTCTGCCTGGGCCCCACCCACGAGGAAGTGATCACCGACATCGTCCGCAAGAACGTCCGCAGCTACAAGCAGCTGCCCATGAACCTCTTCCAGGTCCAGACCAAGTTCCGGGACGAGATCCGGCCCCGGTTCGGGCTCATGCGCGGCCGGGAGTTCATCATGAAGGACGGCTACTCCTTCCACGTGGACGACGCGGACGCCGACAAGGGCTACTGGGAGATGTTCAACGCCTACAAGCGCATCTTCTCCCGCCTGGGCGTGAAGTTCCGCCCCGTGGAGGCCGACAGCGGCGCCATCGGCGGCAGCTTCACCCACGAATTCCACGTGCTGGCGGGTTCGGGCGAGGACGGCATCCTCTCCTGCGATTCCTGCGAGTACACCTCCAACGTCGAGAAGACCGAGGCGCCCCGCATTCCCGCCGTAGACCACGGCCCGGCCCAGGGCCTCAGCCGCTCCCACTTCCGCACCCCGGGGATCACGGCCATGGAGGAGCAGGCGAAGGCCTTCAAGGACGACGCCCACGACGGCCTTCCGCTGCACCAGACTTCCAAGGTGTACTGGCTGACCGCGGAATTCCCCGGGGAGGGCGACGCCACCCGCCAGGTGGCCGTGGCCTGCGTCCTCCGGGGCGACCACGAACTCAACCCCGTCAAGGTCAAGAACTACCTGGGCGCCGCGGATCTCCAGCCCATGGCCGACGGCGAGGACTTCTGCGGAGCCGCCCCCGGCTTCCTGGGTCCCCTCCCCCAGGAGGGCACCCGCCACTGGGCCCTGCACCAGGCGCCCAAGGACGCCCTGGTGTACCTCGTGGACCGCAGCCTGGAAGGCGCCGTCAACCTCACCTGCGGGGCCAACGTCACCGAATGCCATCATTTCGGCTTCGACCCCAAGCGCGACCTGCCCGGGGCCGTCTTCCTCGACCTGCGCATGGCCCAGGAGGGCGACCTCTGCCCCCGCTGCGGCAAGGGGCATTTCCAGGCCTTCCGGGGCATCGAGGTGGGCCAGGTCTTCAAGCTGGGCACCAAGTACTCCAGGAAGATGAACTGCGTCTACGTGGACGAGCACGGCAAGGAGAACCCCATGGTCATGGGCTGCTACGGCATCGGGATCACCCGCACCGTGGCCGCGGCCATCGAGCAGAACTACGACGCCGACGGCATCGTCTGGCCCTGGCCCATCGCCCCGTACCAGGTCCACCTCCTGGACCTGGACCCCGGGAACGGGGAGGTCCGCGGCGTCGCCGACGGCCTGGAGCGGGACCTGGAGGCCGCGGGCTTCGAGGTGCTCCACGACGACCGGGAGGGCCTCAGCCCGGGGGCCAAGTTCAAGGACGCGGACCTGCTGGGCTTCCCCCTGCGCGTCATGGTGGGCTCCAAGGGCCTCAAGGACGGCGTGGTGGAATTGAAGGACCGGCGCACCAAGGAGCTGCGCAAGGTGCAGCCCGCGGCCCTGGTCGCGGAAGTGATGGAAGCCAGGGACCGCATCCTGCGGGAACTGGAGATCCAGGGCGGGAGGTGAGCATGCCGGAAGGCCCGGTCTACCTCACCACCTTCATCGAGGGCGTCCTCGTGCACGGATCGGCCATGCCCTTCGTGCTCCTGGTGCCCTCGGTGCATCCGCCCCACCGGGGCCTCCTCATGCCGCCCCAGGTGCCCTGGTCCCCGGGCTACCTGCCCCCGGCCCTCCTCCAGGCCCAGATCGACACCACCTGGAAGATCCCCTTCCGGTTCCACGACCCCTCCCGGCTGCCGGTGGTCTTCGACGAGCGCACCTCGCGGCTCCCGACCCCCTGGCTCCTGCGCCTGGAGGGCCTGGAAGGCCAGCAGCGCCTCTACCTCACCCACCTGCTGCGCACCAAGGCCCCCGAGGAGCAGGTCCCCCCGCCCCCCGAAGGCGGGCAGTGGGTGGGGGAGAAGGCCCTGGCCTCCCTGGACCTGGTGCCCGGGGTGCGGCGGCTGTGCCAGGCCGCCCTGGCCCTCGTGAAGGAACTGTAGGCCCGGCGGGCGCATCCCCGTCCAGGTCCATTTGGGTCGGCATGGTATGCCATCATGCCTTCCGGGAGTATTGAATGTTTCCAGCGTCTTCCCAGGATCAGGCCGCGCCGCGGCCGGCGGTCTTCATCGACCGGGACGGGACCCTCAACGTGGAAGTGGGCTACCTCCACCGGCCCGAGGACGTGGTGCTGGTGCCCGGGGCCGCCCAGGCCCTGGCCCGGCTCAACGCCCTGGGCATCCCGGTGGTGGTGGTCACCAACCAGAGCGGCATCGGCAAGGGCCGCTACGGCTGGGACGAGTTCCACGCCGTCATGGACCGCATCGCCGAGCTCCTGGCCCCGCACGGCGCCCGCATGGACGCCATCTACGCCGCCCCCCACCACGAACGGGGCCAGGGCGACTACGCCCACCCCGATCACCCCGATCGCAAGCCCAACCCCGGCATGCTGATCCGGGCCGCCGAAGAGCACGGCCTGGACCTGGCCCGCAGCTGGATGGTGGGCGACAAGGCCCTGGACCTGGAGGCCGGGCGTAACGCCGGGTGCCGGTCGGCCCTGGTGCGCACGGGGTACGGCTCCCAGGTGGACGGCGCCCTGGCCGACCTGGTGGCCGCCGACCTCCCCGAGGCCGTGGACCGCATCCTGGCCGGGGGCCTGCGGTGAAACTGGCCCCCAAGTACGCCGCCCTGGTGGTGGTGGGCCTGGCCTTCTTCGCCGACACGGTGGTGTACGCCATGCTCCCGCCGCTCCTGCCGGCCTACGCGCGGCTCCACGGCCTGAGCCAGACCCAGTTGGGGTTCCTCTTCGGCAGCTACGCCGGGGCCCTGCTCCTGGCGGCCCTGCCCCTGGGCACCTGGGCCGACCGCCACGGGCGCCGCGGGCCCTTCCTGGGGGGCCTGGTGGGCTTCGGGGGCGCCACCATCCTCTTCGCCTTCGCGGGGAGCTTCCCGCTGCTCCTCCTGGCCCGGGTCCTCCAGGGCATCGCCGCCGCGGCCACCTGGGTGGCGGGCCTTTCCATGCTGGCGGACCACTTCCCCTCCCACCAGCGGGGCAGGGCCATGAGCACCTGCTTCGCCTGCGCCAACCTCGGCCTCTTCCTGGGCCCCTCCTTCGCGGGATGGATGACCCGGGTGTGGAACATCCGCGCCGCCTTCCTCTTCGCCGCGGGCCTGGCGGTGCTGGACGCCCTGGTGCGCCTGACCCTGCTGCCCGCGGACCCGCCCGCCCAGCCCGGCGGCGCGGGCTACCTGGGCCTGCTCCGGGACCGCACCGTGCGGGTCTTCGCCGGCGCCATGGTCCTGGGCTCCGTGCTGGGCGCGGTGCTGGAGGCGGTCCTGCCCCTCCACCTCGCCAACCACCTGGGCATGGACGCCATGGCCATCGGCCTGGCCTTCACCACCGCCGCCCTGGCCAGCATCGTCACCTCCCCCCTGGTCGGCCACTGGACCGACCGCCGTGGGGCCCGGGGCCCCCTGCGCCTGGGCATGGCCCTGGCCGCGGCGCTCCTGGCCACCGCGGCCTTCCTGCCCACCCGGGCCGCCGTGTACGCCTACATGCTGGCCATGGGCGGCACCTGCAGCCTGCTCATGTCCCCCTGCGGCCCCGCCCTGGCCGGGCACGTGGAGCGCAAGGGAAGCACGGACTTCGGATCGGTGTTCTCCCTCCTCAACATCGCCTTCTCCCTGGGGCTGATGGTGGGCCCCATGGCCGGATCGGCCCTGTCGGACCTGGTCGGGCTCCGGGTGGCCATGGCGGTGCTGGGCGCGGCCTTCGTCCTCTACCTCCTGCCGCTCCTGAAGGAGATGCATCCATAACTGGTATGGACAAAACCCGCTTTCGTCACGGGATGGGTGGGCTTCATCCCCTTCATCCCATGCATCCTGTTCATCCCTGTCAGGCAGGGCCAAGGCTTCATTGGGTAGGCGCTTGCGGGTAATGCATGCGCCGACCCAAGCCATCGCTGGCCCTGCGAGACAGGGATGAACGCCGATGGGGGGGATGAACAGGATTGGGGATCCTTGCCCTTGCGCTACGCACGCTTTCCCCGGTGTTCAAGGGTTCTGTCACCCCTTCCTAAAAGAACCGACTCTTCGGACCTCCGGCGGCTCCCGTATACTTCCGCCTAGCGGAGACCCCATGCTGATCCAGAAGAACGGCCTTGTCCCCGGCATCATTCTCAAACGGTACAAGCGCTTCCTCGCGGATGTCGAATTGCCCGGCGGGGAAATCATTACGGCCCACTGCACCAACACCGGCACCATGGCCTCCTCCTGGGAACCCGGCGACGCCGTCCTGCTGGAGCCCAGCGCCAACCCGGCCCGGAAACTGGCCTACACCTGGCTCGCATGCAAACGAGCAGGCACCTGGGTGGGGGTGGAGACGGGCATGCCCAACCGGGTGGTGGCCGAGGCCGCCCGGCAGGACCGGCTGCCCGGTTTGCCGGGGCTCCATTCGGTGCTCACCGAGCAGAAGTACGGCGACGAGCGGAGCCGCATCGATGTGCTGGCGCGGGACGCGTCGGACCGCTGCGTCTACATCGAGGTGAAGAACACCACCCTTCGCGTGGGGGACCTGGCCTGCTTTCCCGACGCCGTCAGCCTCCGCGGCGCCAAGCACCTGCGGGAGCTCCGGGCCATGGTGCGCCTGGGGCACCGCGCGGCCATCGTGTTCTTCGCGCACCGGGGCGACGTGACGGGCTTCGACGCGGCCCGGGAGATCGACGCGGACTACGCCGCGGAACTGGACCGGGCCCTGGCGGGGGGGGTGGAGATCCTGCCCCAGGCGGTGGCCCTGGAGGCCCGGCCCGGGCCCGGAGGGCTCTGGACCCTGGCCTGGGACCTGCCGGGAGTGCTTCCCTGGCGGCGAAGGGTGTGAAAATCTCGGGGGCTGCCCTACAATCAAGGTTCTGGCACGTTCAACCTGTCTTTGCTCATGGAGAAGCCATGCCCGAACTCTTGAAGACCCCCCTCAATGCCGTCCACCGGGCCCTCGGGGCCAAGATGGTGGACTTCGGCGGCTGGGACATGCCGGTGCAGTACCCCACCGGCATCATCAACGAGCACGTGGCCGTGCGCACCAAGGTGGGCCTGTTCGACGTGAGCCACATGGGCGAGATCCGCGTCAAGGGCCCCCAGGCCATGGCCTTCCTGGACTGGCTCACCCCCAACGCCGTCGTGAAGCTGGCCCACGGCCAGATCCACTACACCGCCTTCCTCTACGAGAACGGCACCTTCGTGGACGACCTGCTCCTGCACAAGATCGCCGACGACCACTTCCTCCTGGTGGTGAACGCCTCCAACGTGGACAAGGACTTCGCCTGGGTGAAGAAGCACGCCGCCAAGTGGGACGTGGAGGTCACCAACGAGAGCGACGCCACCGGCCAGGTCGCGCTCCAGGGCCCCCTCTCCATCGACGTGCTCCAGCCCCTGGTGGACATCGACCTCTCCCAGATCAAGTACTACTGGTTCGCCTTCGGCAACTTCAAGGGCATGCCCGCCATGTTCGCCCGCACCGGCTACACCGGCGAGGACGGCTTCGAGGTCTACTGCCCCGCGGAAAAGACCGCCTGGGTCTGGAACGAGCTCATGGAGAGCGGGAAGCCCCACGGCCTCGTCCCCACGGGCCTGGGCTGCCGCAACACCCTGCGCCTGGAGGCCAAGATGGCCCTCTACGGCCACGAGATCGACGACACCACCAACGCCCTGGAAGCCGACCTGGGCTGGATCATCAAGCTCAACAAGGGCGAGTTCCTGGGCCGGGAGGCCCTGGCCACCCTCAAGGAGCAGGGCCTCGGCCGCAAGCTGGTGGGCTTCCGCATGCTGGAGAAGCGCGACATCGCCCGGGACCACATGGACGTCCTGGTGGACGGGAAGAAGGCCGGCTACGTCACCAGCGGCTCCCCCAGCACCACCTGCGGCTTCAACCTGGGCCTGGCCTACGTTCCCATCAGCAACGCCCCTCTGGGCTCCCGCATCCACGTCGACATCCGCGGCAAGGCCTGCGAAGCCGAAGTGATCCCCACCCCCTTCTACAAGCGCGCCAAGTAGTCCCACCTGGCAACCCCTGACCGGCCCACCGCGGCTAGAATCATCCCTCTGGAGGAATCCATGTACCCCGCCGACGTGAAGTACACCAAGAACCACGAATACCTCAAGCCCCTGGGCGACGGCACCGCGCTCGTGGGCATCACCCACTACGCCCAGGAGGCCCTGGGCGACGTGGTGTTCGTGGACATGCCCGAAGTGGGCGCCAAGTTCAAGGCCGGCGACGAGTTCGGCACCGTGGAATCGGTGAAGACCGTGTCCGAGATCTTCATCCCCTCCGCCTGCGAAGTGATCGAGATCAACGGCGAGCTGGAAGCCCACCCCGAGTACGTCAACGAGGACGCCTACGGCAAGGGCTGGATGCTCAAGGTCAAGCTCGACGGCGGCCTCAACTCCGAGCTGCTGGACGCCGCGGCCTACGAGGCCCTGGTCAGCGCTGAGAGCCACTGAATGGCCTGCCCGGCCCCGGATAGCCCCCGTCGCATCCGGGGCCGGCTCCTGGCCCTGATCACGGCCGGCTGGGTGGGCCTGGCGGCCTTCGCGGCCGCGCCGGTCCAGCCCGCCAAGCCCGCCCTCCCCCCCCAGCCCCCCAAGGCCTCCGCGCCCCGGCCGCGGCCCGAGGTGGCCCGGCTCCGGACCCTGGTGGAGGACGGCGAGCGCAACGCCCAGGAGAAGGACTGGGACAGCGCCGGCACCCGCGCCGAGGAGGCCGAGGTGCTCGTGGCCGACTGGCCCGAGGAGGCCCTGGAATCGCCCGAGGTGAAGGCGCTCCTGGACCGGCTCCAGGACCTGGAATCCCATCTCCCCGACAGCGAAAGCGCCCCCGCCACCCCGGACCCCGGCCTCAAGGAGGCCACCGAGGTGGTGCCCCTTTCCGGCGAGGCCCTGAAGGCCGAGCTGGAGCAGGTCAAGGGCTCCACCGCGGGCGCGCAGTACGACTTCCCCATCGACCTCAACGACAAGGTCCTGGCCTGGGTCCACGAGTTCACCACCAGCAAGCGCGGCTTCATGGAGCGCACCCTGTCCCGGGCCACCATGTGGCTGCCCATGGCCCGGCAGATATTCGCCGAGGAGCGCATCCCCCAGGACCTGGCCTACCTCGCCGTCATCGAATCGGGCTTCATCAACAGCGCCCGCAGCTACGCCCAGGCCGTGGGCATGTGGCAGTTCATCCGGTCCACGGGGCGCATCTACGGCCTCAACGGCAACGCCTGGGTGGAGGAGCGCCGCGATCCCGTCAAGGCCACCCGCGCCTCGGCGCGCTACCTGCGGCGCCTCTACGAGACCTCCGGCGACTGGTACCTGGCCCTGGTGGGCTACAACGCCGGTCCCCTCACCACCGACCGCGCCGCCCAGAACATCGGAAGCCGCAACTTCTGGGACATGGCCCGCAGCCGCTGGCTCCGGAACCAGACCAAGAACTACGTGCCCGAACTGTGCGCGGCCATCCTCATCGGCCACGATCCCGAGCGCTACGGCTTCAAGGTGGAGCAGCTCCAGCCCTACGCCTACGAGACCGTGGAGGTGGACCGCATGACCAGCCTCGCGGTCCTGGCCCGCTACGCCGGCACCGACGTGGATTCCCTCAAGGAACTGAACCCCGAGCTCCTGCGGGCCAGCACGCCCCCGGGGCGCTACACCCTGCGCGTGCCCCCGGGCCTCAGCGGCGCCACGGCCCGGGCCCTGGCCCGCATCCCCGCGAACCAGCGGCTGGACTTCCAGTCCTACAAGATCCGCAAGGGCGACACCCTGGCCAAGCTGGCCGCCAAGTTCAAGCTCAGCCCCGAGGATCTGCTGGAGGCCAACGACCTGAAGAAGGGCCAGTTCCGGGCCGGCAAGGTCATCAAGGTGCCGCCTCCGCCCCCGGCCCCCATCGACAACCGCGATCTGCTCAACCCCGTGGAGCGGTCCAAGGTCATCGAGGACCATCCCTTGGAAGCGCTCCCCACCATTCCTGCGCCCGTTCCCGAGCCCGCTCCTCAGCCGGCCCCCGAAGCGGACCTGCCGCCCGTTCCTCAGGCCGTCAAGGCGCCCGCCCCCAAGCCTGCCCTGGAAACCCGCCCCCGCACCCACCTGGTGAAGAAGGGCGAAACCCTCTTCGCCATCGCCACCCGGTACGGCCTGGAGGTGGACCATCTGCGGAAGTGGAACAAGATCAAAGGCAACCGGATCCAGAGTGGCCAGCGCCTCCGCCTTGGCCCCTGAATTTGTGCTTGCGGTTTTCTCCATCCGGTGGCATGATTATTACTTCCCCCGGGGCTATAGCTCAGCTGGGAGAGCGCTTGCATGGCATGCAAGAGGTCAGCGGTTCGATCCCGCTTAGCTCCACCAAAACAGAGGCCACCAACCCGGTGGCCTCTTTTCGTAGAACAGCCCAGATGCTCGCCAGCCTAAACCACGCCTTCCTCAGCTTCGGCCCCCACGAGGTGCTGAAAGATGTCACCTGGGCCATCCAGGAGGACGAGTGCTGGGGCGTCATCGGCCGCAACGGCGCCGGCAAGAGCACCGTCTTCAAGGTGCTGCTGGGCGAACTGGAACTGGACAACGGCACCGTCGTGCGGCCCACCGCCGAGCGGGGCATCCGGGTGGGCCACTACGCCCAGGACCTGGTGCCGGCCACGGGCGGCACCGTCCTGGAGGAGGCCATGGCCGCCTTCGGGGACGTGGAATCCCTCCAGCACGAAATGCGCGAGCTGGAGCACCGCATGGCCGAGCCGGGCGTGGACCTGGAGGCCGTGATGGCGCGGTACCAGGACGTGCAGGAATCCTTTGAGCGCCTCGACGGCTTCACCATCCGCAGCCGCGCCGAGAGCATCCTCTTCGCCCTGGGCTTCGCCCCCGACATGCTGGAGAAGAGCGTCCTGGAACTGAGCGGCGGCCAGAAGAGCCGCGTGATGCTGGCCAAGGCCATCCTCCAGGGCCAGGACCTGCTGCTGCTGGACGAGCCCACCAACCACCTGGACCTGCCCAGCCTGCGCTGGCTGGAGAGCTTCATCAACGGCACCAACGCCACCGTGGCCGTCATCAGCCACGACCGCTACTTCCTGGACCGCATCGCCACCAGCATCCTCGAGATCGAGCTGGGCCGCAGCCGTTCCTACGAGGGCAACTACACCGAGTTCATCGAGAAGAAGGAAGCGGAGATCGAGATCGCCGAGCGCCATTTCGAGCGCCAGCAGGAGTACATCAAGCGGCAGGAGGACTACATCCGCCGCAACATCGCCGGCCAGGACACCAAGATCGCCCGGGGCCGCCGCACCCAGCTGGGCAAGCTCCAGCGGCTGGAGAAGCCCCTCAAGGACCGCCGCCGCATCAAGTTCAGCTTCCCCGAGACCCAGCGCAGCGGCGACACCGCCCTGGTGCTGGACAAGGCCTCGGTGGGCTGGGACGGCGTGC is a genomic window containing:
- a CDS encoding GatB/YqeY domain-containing protein, coding for MLDRLQAELKASMMARDAARTAVLRMALAAYKNEAVAKGLGPQGVLADADALAVMKRLVKSREDSVEQFTKAGYADRAATELAEIQVLKEFLPSMLGGAQLEEAVRAAIALTGAQSRKDMGAVMKALQATHGGAYDGKAASQIVNSLLA
- a CDS encoding proline--tRNA ligase, whose amino-acid sequence is MKQTKMLIQTLREVPRDADVVSQQLMMRAGMIQKLAAGIYDYLPLALRSIRKFEQIVREELAKDGCQELLMPTVQPAELWQESTRWSFYGKELLRLKDRKDAEFCLGPTHEEVITDIVRKNVRSYKQLPMNLFQVQTKFRDEIRPRFGLMRGREFIMKDGYSFHVDDADADKGYWEMFNAYKRIFSRLGVKFRPVEADSGAIGGSFTHEFHVLAGSGEDGILSCDSCEYTSNVEKTEAPRIPAVDHGPAQGLSRSHFRTPGITAMEEQAKAFKDDAHDGLPLHQTSKVYWLTAEFPGEGDATRQVAVACVLRGDHELNPVKVKNYLGAADLQPMADGEDFCGAAPGFLGPLPQEGTRHWALHQAPKDALVYLVDRSLEGAVNLTCGANVTECHHFGFDPKRDLPGAVFLDLRMAQEGDLCPRCGKGHFQAFRGIEVGQVFKLGTKYSRKMNCVYVDEHGKENPMVMGCYGIGITRTVAAAIEQNYDADGIVWPWPIAPYQVHLLDLDPGNGEVRGVADGLERDLEAAGFEVLHDDREGLSPGAKFKDADLLGFPLRVMVGSKGLKDGVVELKDRRTKELRKVQPAALVAEVMEARDRILRELEIQGGR
- a CDS encoding D-glycero-alpha-D-manno-heptose-1,7-bisphosphate 7-phosphatase; the encoded protein is MFPASSQDQAAPRPAVFIDRDGTLNVEVGYLHRPEDVVLVPGAAQALARLNALGIPVVVVTNQSGIGKGRYGWDEFHAVMDRIAELLAPHGARMDAIYAAPHHERGQGDYAHPDHPDRKPNPGMLIRAAEEHGLDLARSWMVGDKALDLEAGRNAGCRSALVRTGYGSQVDGALADLVAADLPEAVDRILAGGLR
- a CDS encoding MFS transporter, yielding MKLAPKYAALVVVGLAFFADTVVYAMLPPLLPAYARLHGLSQTQLGFLFGSYAGALLLAALPLGTWADRHGRRGPFLGGLVGFGGATILFAFAGSFPLLLLARVLQGIAAAATWVAGLSMLADHFPSHQRGRAMSTCFACANLGLFLGPSFAGWMTRVWNIRAAFLFAAGLAVLDALVRLTLLPADPPAQPGGAGYLGLLRDRTVRVFAGAMVLGSVLGAVLEAVLPLHLANHLGMDAMAIGLAFTTAALASIVTSPLVGHWTDRRGARGPLRLGMALAAALLATAAFLPTRAAVYAYMLAMGGTCSLLMSPCGPALAGHVERKGSTDFGSVFSLLNIAFSLGLMVGPMAGSALSDLVGLRVAMAVLGAAFVLYLLPLLKEMHP
- the sfsA gene encoding DNA/RNA nuclease SfsA is translated as MLIQKNGLVPGIILKRYKRFLADVELPGGEIITAHCTNTGTMASSWEPGDAVLLEPSANPARKLAYTWLACKRAGTWVGVETGMPNRVVAEAARQDRLPGLPGLHSVLTEQKYGDERSRIDVLARDASDRCVYIEVKNTTLRVGDLACFPDAVSLRGAKHLRELRAMVRLGHRAAIVFFAHRGDVTGFDAAREIDADYAAELDRALAGGVEILPQAVALEARPGPGGLWTLAWDLPGVLPWRRRV
- the gcvT gene encoding glycine cleavage system aminomethyltransferase GcvT; amino-acid sequence: MPELLKTPLNAVHRALGAKMVDFGGWDMPVQYPTGIINEHVAVRTKVGLFDVSHMGEIRVKGPQAMAFLDWLTPNAVVKLAHGQIHYTAFLYENGTFVDDLLLHKIADDHFLLVVNASNVDKDFAWVKKHAAKWDVEVTNESDATGQVALQGPLSIDVLQPLVDIDLSQIKYYWFAFGNFKGMPAMFARTGYTGEDGFEVYCPAEKTAWVWNELMESGKPHGLVPTGLGCRNTLRLEAKMALYGHEIDDTTNALEADLGWIIKLNKGEFLGREALATLKEQGLGRKLVGFRMLEKRDIARDHMDVLVDGKKAGYVTSGSPSTTCGFNLGLAYVPISNAPLGSRIHVDIRGKACEAEVIPTPFYKRAK
- the gcvH gene encoding glycine cleavage system protein GcvH, with product MYPADVKYTKNHEYLKPLGDGTALVGITHYAQEALGDVVFVDMPEVGAKFKAGDEFGTVESVKTVSEIFIPSACEVIEINGELEAHPEYVNEDAYGKGWMLKVKLDGGLNSELLDAAAYEALVSAESH
- a CDS encoding LysM peptidoglycan-binding domain-containing protein, whose product is MACPAPDSPRRIRGRLLALITAGWVGLAAFAAAPVQPAKPALPPQPPKASAPRPRPEVARLRTLVEDGERNAQEKDWDSAGTRAEEAEVLVADWPEEALESPEVKALLDRLQDLESHLPDSESAPATPDPGLKEATEVVPLSGEALKAELEQVKGSTAGAQYDFPIDLNDKVLAWVHEFTTSKRGFMERTLSRATMWLPMARQIFAEERIPQDLAYLAVIESGFINSARSYAQAVGMWQFIRSTGRIYGLNGNAWVEERRDPVKATRASARYLRRLYETSGDWYLALVGYNAGPLTTDRAAQNIGSRNFWDMARSRWLRNQTKNYVPELCAAILIGHDPERYGFKVEQLQPYAYETVEVDRMTSLAVLARYAGTDVDSLKELNPELLRASTPPGRYTLRVPPGLSGATARALARIPANQRLDFQSYKIRKGDTLAKLAAKFKLSPEDLLEANDLKKGQFRAGKVIKVPPPPPAPIDNRDLLNPVERSKVIEDHPLEALPTIPAPVPEPAPQPAPEADLPPVPQAVKAPAPKPALETRPRTHLVKKGETLFAIATRYGLEVDHLRKWNKIKGNRIQSGQRLRLGP
- a CDS encoding ABC-F family ATP-binding cassette domain-containing protein; this encodes MLASLNHAFLSFGPHEVLKDVTWAIQEDECWGVIGRNGAGKSTVFKVLLGELELDNGTVVRPTAERGIRVGHYAQDLVPATGGTVLEEAMAAFGDVESLQHEMRELEHRMAEPGVDLEAVMARYQDVQESFERLDGFTIRSRAESILFALGFAPDMLEKSVLELSGGQKSRVMLAKAILQGQDLLLLDEPTNHLDLPSLRWLESFINGTNATVAVISHDRYFLDRIATSILEIELGRSRSYEGNYTEFIEKKEAEIEIAERHFERQQEYIKRQEDYIRRNIAGQDTKIARGRRTQLGKLQRLEKPLKDRRRIKFSFPETQRSGDTALVLDKASVGWDGVPLFAPLEHFQIKRGQKLAIVGLNGTGKSTLLKAIAGEIEFLSGGSRLGSQVKLGYFDQHHKNLDARNTVFQQIQAVVPMAPKQDVLGFLAKFSFRGDDVDKPVTVLSGGERARLSVATLIREGVNLLLLDEPTNHMDIHSMEAMEDTILSFTGAVVVVTHDRYLLGRVADSILRVHENRTEFREGGYEDNQAWVDLDIGEEPEEPKEEEKPRRKAEAAPQPPKSQPQKPQPVDRERQKTVKRWERKVQEAEAAVADLEGRLAGLARDLAAADPADWELFGAKLDAQKALETELAYAMSAWEEAQTSLEEAQK